One Ficedula albicollis isolate OC2 chromosome Z, FicAlb1.5, whole genome shotgun sequence DNA window includes the following coding sequences:
- the FANCG gene encoding Fanconi anemia group G protein, with product PPRRQQRDEFRELLLSIRGLPAALPALPLELTVLYNFLLFTVGASDSAIKGEAEGIRQGLLRVLEACGACGEDLGTEELWEKVLQEVTVEELQAPLQRLGALQAAWWLAASRLGSVAGLFHLLSTAEDLGRSHCSEGQNELLSVIKAWQVPPEGASLPLVQSAKDLKEILCTAAAFLQGLQELEAGNFPAALSLLQEAAGGFCSKKILAQIYTCLGCCAQRMGKPHTALQHLKRALQVDFQCLPALSHVAAVYHELGETDAELQALTLFYEALGKNPPAAASSSPYFLMRTELLVHTPVLSSLLRHHHPSEVKYLLAQRCLQDGRVADAVEHYLDFLSLLQEGLQQQVPLDGSSALPRIPEVFLEAASALGQAGRHQDAITVCEEVISRTTDLIPRVLRVEERLEQPECAVPGAELVGGLLSQKKENLCCLAWRAAGYLHQGWAWARLGESKEAVTQFSRCLSDLLRVQLHGSGVRQTENIQPEVEVLQKIRLLALIGRGTQFLELGRHKQALLDFQYSLQLSPGDPAAASYLVQTLWMLNRKQEAAAQWQKFSQSCPGEDRQQQGQGRPLPLYLVSCLEQAVFPHSEPLARSIQDYLGAAAQDTSS from the exons cccccgcggcggcAGCAGCGAGACGAGTTccgggagctgctcctgagcatcCGCG GGCTGCcggctgccctccctgccctgcctctggAACTCACTGTCCTCTACAACTTCCTGCTTTTCACTGTGGGTGCATCTGACTCTGCCATTAagggagaagcagaaggaataCGCCAGGGGCTCCTCAGGG ttctggaGGCTTGTGGGGCCTGCGGAGAGGATCTTGGCACggaggagctgtgggaaaaggtgctgcaggaggtgactgtggaggagctgcaggcacctCTGCAGCGCCTCGGggccctgcaggcagcctggTGGCTGGCAGCCAGCCGGCTGGGGAGTGTTGCTGGCCTCTTCCAtctcctgagcactgctgag GACCTGGGAAGATCTCACTGCAGTGAGGGGCAGAATGAACTCCTCTCCGTGATCAAGGCATGGCAGGTGCCTCCTGAGGGGGCCTCTCTGCCCCTTGTACAAAGTGCCAAGGACTTGAAGGAAAtcctctgcactgcagcagccttcCTGCAAG ggctgcaggagctggaggctgggaaTTTCCCCGCCgccctctccctcctccaggaagctgcaggaggattCTGCTCCAAGAAGATCCTGGCCCAGATCTACACCTGCcttggctgctgtgctcagcGAATG GGCAAGCCTCATACAGCCCTTCAGCACCTGAAACGGGCCCTCCAGGTGGATTTCCAGTGCCTTCCTGCCCTGTCTCACGTGGCAGCAGTGTACCATGAACTGGGAGAGActgatgcagagctgcaggcctTGACCCTGTTCTACGAG gctctgggaaaaaaccctccagcagctgcttcctctaGTCCCTATTTCCTAATGCGAACAGAGCTGCTTGTCCACACACCAGTACTCTCTTCCCTCCTTCGCCATCACCACCCCTCTGAAGTGAAGTACCTTCTGGCACAGCGGTGTCTCCAGGATGGGAG GGTGGCTGATGCGGTGGAACATTACCTGGATTTTCTGTCTCTCCTtcaggaagggctgcagcagcag GTGCCCCTGGATGgtagctcagctctgcccaggatcccagagGTGTTCCTGGAAGCAGCGTCTGCCTTGGGGCAGGCTGGGAGGCACCAGGATGCCATAACTGTGTGTGAGGAGGTCATCAGCCGGACGACTGACCTCATTCCACGGGTGTTACGagtggaggagaggctggagcagccggAGTGCGCAGTGCCAGGGGCAGAACTGGTGGGGGGACTCCTGTCCCAGAAGAAGGAGAACCTGTGCTGCCttgcctggagagcagctggatacctgcaccagggctgggcatGGGCCAGGCTAGGCGAGAGCAAGGAAGCTGTAACACAGTTCAGCAG GTGCCTCAGTGATCTCCTGCGTGTTCAGCTTCATGGGTCTGGCGTCAGACAGACAG AGAACATCCAGCCGGAAGTGGAGGTGCTGCAGAAGATCAGGTTGCTCGCTCTCATTGGGCGAGGTACACagttcctggagctggggaggcacAAACAAGCCCTGTTGGATTTCCAGTACAGTCTGCAGCTCTCACCAG GtgacccagctgctgcctcctaCCTGGTGCAGACCTTGTGGATGCTGAATCgaaagcaggaggcagctgctcagTGGCAGAAgttctcccagagctgccctggggaggataggcagcagcaagggcagggaaG GCCCCTCCCTTTGTACCTGGTTTCAtgcctggagcaggcagtgtTCCCTCACAGTGAACCTCTTGCCAGAAGCATACAGGATTACCTtggggcagcagcccaggacacctCAAGCTGA